Genomic DNA from Streptomyces sp. PCS3-D2:
CGGCCTTCCTGGTCGGCATGGGATCCTTCGCCGTCGGGCACGTCTGCTACCTCGTCCTGTTCGGCAAGCGGCCCGCGAACCCCCTGCTGGGGGGCGCCTACGCGCTGGCCCTGCTGGGCACCGTCGCCCTGCTGTGGCCCGACCTGCCCGCTGACCTGCGCATCCCCGTGGCCGGCTACAGCCTGCTGCTGACCGCCATGGCCTTCCGCTCCAGCGCCCTCGGCCTACGGGCCGGCATCGGCGGCGCGCTGTTCCTGCTGTCCGACACCCTCATCGCCACCGGTGTCGCCGAGTGGCCCCAGCTGCCCCGCCCCGACTTCTGGATCATGGCCACCTATCTGGCCGCCCAGTACCTGCTGGCCACCGGAGCGACCATGCGCGAAGCAGGCGTACGGTAGGACGGTTCCACAGTCGTACAAGACTGAACGATCTCGAACCGGAGGACTGCACCACCATGCGCGCCACCGTCATCCACGCCCCGCACGACATCCGCGTGGAGGAGGTGCCCGACGCTGCGATCCAGCGCCCCGAGGACGCCGTCGTCCGCGTCCTGCGTGCCTGCATCTGCGGCAGCGACCTGTGGGCCTACCGGGGCGAGGCCGCGCGCCGGCCCGGCCAGCGCATCGGCCACGAGTTCCTGGGCGTCGTGGAGGAGACCGGCCCGGCGGTGTCGGGCCTGCGCGCCGGCGACCTGGTCGTCGCGCCCTTCATGTGGTCGGACGGTACCTGCGAGTACTGCAAGGAGGGCCTCTACACCTCCTGCGACCACGGCGGGTTCTGGGGCTCGGTCGGCCACGACGGCGGTCAGGGCGAGGCCGTGCGCGTCCCGCACGCCGACGGCACGCTGGTGAAGCTGCCCGCCGAGGCCGCCTCCGACGACCACCTGCTCACCGGCCTGCTCGCCCTCTCCGACGTCATGGGCACCGGGCACCACGCCGCCCTGGGCGCGGGCGCGCGTCCGGGCGCCACGGTCGCCGTGGTCGGCGACGGCGCCGTCGGCCTGTGCGGCGTCCTCGCCGCCAGGCGCCTCGGCGCCGAGCGGATCATCGCCCTGGGCCGCCACACCGTCCGTACGGACATCGCCAGGCTGTTCGGAGCCACCGATGTCGTCGCCGAGCGCGGCGAGGCCGCCGAGGCGGCCGTGCGCGAGCTGACCGGCGGCCGTGGCGCGCACTGCGTCATCGAGGCGGTCGGCACCGAGCAGTCAAATCCTCCATCAGGACGCTCATTTGGACCCTGTGAGCCCCGGTCGAAAGCCGGGGCTCACCTGCATCTATGCCTGAATGCCGCCGCGTTCGAGTTCGCCGCGTGATCGATTTCGAGGCGCCCGGGATGGTCACGTCGACCCCGCCCGCTGTGCTTCCGGGGTGGGGCATGACTACGCCCCCGACGCGTCCGTCGGGGGCGTAGCCGGCCCGTTCCCGCCGCCTGGGGGGCAGGGCAGGGAAGGGCCGGTCTTGATGCGGGCCTCCTGCCCGCATATATGCATGATCACGCAATGTAGGATTTGGCCAACTGACTTTCGATCATGGCTGCCCCAGCGTGGACAGGTGCCGCGCTCCGCCCCACCCGACGACGACATCCTCGCCCGTCGAAGACGCATCGCGCTCCAGATCCGGGCCGCGCGCGAGTACCGGAACTTCACTCAGGAGCGGCTCGCCAACGCCATGGGCATGGACCGGCCGTCGTACACCCTGCTGGAGCAGGGCAAGGTTTCCCCGCGGTTGGACACCCTGCTGCGGATCTCTGACGCGCTTGGGATGCCGCTGTCGGAGCTGGTCAGGGAGTAGGGCCTCGGTGGGCCGCAGATAAGATCCGCGTCAGGTGCATGCAGCCACCATACGGATTACGCGGCCAAACGGAAGACTCAATTCCGCATCGAATCCGCGAGACCCCTTGCCAGGTAGCCCCGACCGGAGGGGGACAACCGGCCGGGGCGGTTTCCGCTCGTCAGGCTGAGGTGTGCTCGCGGTCGCTGGATCCACCGCCGCGGCACGCGAGGCACGGCTGGCTATACACGACCTGGTACTGGCCGTCTACGAGGATGGTCCGTGCGAGACCCCGACACGCGCCGCACCCGGCGGTAGCCACGTCTCTGCGACGGGATACCGCACCCTTACGGCGCAGCTCCTGCAGGTGATTGATCAACGGACCGTAGTCGGGGCGTTCCTGCGCGCTCATGCTCGTCAGCCTAGCGAGCATGTCTAGTTGGGGTGGTCCGCGCGGCAGTTCGCCTCGCAGTTCCCGTCGGCGCAGCCGTTGTCGTGCTGGCAGGTGGCAGCGACGGGGATCCCCTCCAGCGGGGCGGTCCACAGCTCCATGTCGACCTCGAAGCCAGCCGTGCGGATCCGGTCGATGGTGTGGTCGAGCGCGCCCGGCTGGTACCGGGTGGGGTCGGGCAGCTCGGGGACGTGGTGCACGAACCGGCCAAGGCGTGTGCACAGCTGGGCGTACACGATGGTGTGCAGGATGAGCGCGTGCCATCCCTCGTCGACGACCCGGGACGGGCGCATGCCGCCGGGGAACTGGGCGGCGGCCGCGACGAACTTCAGCCCCTCCTCGGTGATCCGGTCGGCGTCGGCGCTGGACATGTCGGGGTTGTTGCTGGCGACGGTCGCGGCGACGGCCTCGAACTCGGTCTCGGAGATGAGGGCGCGGGCGCTGCGGGTGCGAGGGGTGGCGAGCGTCATGGTTCCTCCGGAGTGAGAGGGCGGGGGCGGAGTGTCGGGTCCGGTGCTGCACGGGGGCGGTACGGGCGTGGACATGGCTGTCCCCTTCGCGTCGCAAATGCGGGATACGGGATGGTCAGGTGATGCCGTGGCGGCCGCCGCGCGGGCAGCCCTTCGCGTGGACGACGGCGCCGCCCTCGGGGCCGCCGAGCGGCAGCGGTCGCGCGCCGCACGAGCAGGGCCGCGGCGGCTGCTGGGCCGCCCGCTGGTAGGTGACCTCGTTGGTCGTCACCGGATGGCCTGAATATTCGAGACGGCCGTGGACAGTTCGCGGCCGCCGCCGACCGGCCGAATGTAGGCGATCTCCGCCCAGCGTTCCGGCTGGCCGACCTCGGCCGCGTTCTCCACTAGCACGGCCATCAGCGTGCCCTCGGTGCCGGACGCGATGTCGCGTACCGGCTTGCGGAGGAGCGGGTGCGGGATCTCTGTATGCGCGTCTTGCCGGGCGGCCATGCTGGGGCTCCCTACCGTCGTCAGCGGGTGGTAGGACGACGGTAGGGGCGGTCACCCGACGGCAGGGGTACAGAATGTACCCCCTCGATTTCAGGCAGTCAGCAGGCCCAACTGCTGCGCGAGTTCGGACGCCCGGCGCCGGCGGGCAGGGCTCTTGCTCGCTGCCTCCTCCAGGACGATGCGCTTGGCGTACCCGTTGTACTGCACCGTTTCCGGCGCTGCCTCGTGCGCCTGCGCCAGCGTCGCCAGCGCGACGTCCGGCTGGGCGTCGAGGTGGTAGGCGCGGGCCTGCTCGATCCGGTGCCGGGCCCGCCGCGGCCGCGACGGGATCGTGTCCGCCTCCGCGCGGGCGGCTTGCCGTGCGGACTCACCGCCCATGTGCAGTTCCACCGCGACCGTGACCGCGTGCGCGCCGATGACCGCCCGAGAGAACGACGTGACGGGGTGGAAGTAGTCGTCAGGCAGCGTCGCGGCCAGGCGGCTGGCCTCGTCCCAGTACCGCCACGCCGTCCCCGTCTCCCCGCGGCGCGCGGCCGTCAGCCCGGCCTCGACGGTGAGCGCGCCAGCCACCGCGCGGACGTCCGCGCCCGCGTCGGGGAGCAGCGGCTCCAGGTAGCGGAGCGTCTCCATGGTGACCGCGTCTGCGGCGTCGAGGTGGGTGGACTCGCGGTGGGCCTGCGTCGTCAGCCACGCGGCCAGGCCGATGGCGTGCGGGTCCTCGGAGTCCTGCGCGGCCATCATGCCGCGCTCGGCCACCCGCCACACGAGCGGCGCGTCCGGCTGGTAGGCGCAGAAGAACTGTGCCAGGAAGTACACCTCGGCGAGGCGGGCCTGGGCGGCCTTGCGGTCGGCGATCGTGGTGGCGGCCCGGACCGCGGCCTGTGCGTCGAGGACCAGGTCGGGCAGCAGCGACCCGATGACGTCGCGGTGGTTCGGGGCTGAGTGCCGGGCCTTCCACGCGCGGGCCAGGCGGGCGGACAGGTGGTCGGCGGACGGGGCGCGTCGGTCGGCGCCGAGCTGGAGGGCGTTGAGGGCCTCGCGCACTGCGGCGAACCGCGGGTGCCCGGGGCCGGTGAACAGGTTGACGGTCATGGACTGGTCCCCCGTGAGGTCGGACAGGTCCCGGACGCGGAGCACCTCGGCGAGGCGGAGGATCATCTCCAGCTTGGGTGTGCGCAGCCGGCCGGTCTCCAGGGCCTTCACCCATTCCCCGGATCGGCTGGCAAGGCCGCCGAGTTGGTCGCGGGTGAGGCCGCGGCGGGTGCGTAGGAGCTGGAGTCTCTGGCCGAACGCCAACGACTCGCGGTACGGGTCCGGGGTAGCATCGGTAGACATGGCGGCCTTGCCCCTCTCGCAGCAGCGTAGACACCTGCCAGCGTAGGGGGCGAGGCCGGTTCTGTGTGATCGAGAACGCACGAAAGCGCCCCCTCCCGGCCCGAAGGCCGAGAGGGGGCGCTGTGTTCAGGCCGCGAGTTCTTGGATTGCCGAGACCACCCGCGACGCGAGGTACTTGTGCCCCGCGTCCGTGGGGTGGGTCGCATCTGTCCCGATATAGAGGTCGGCATTCCCCGACCCGGTGGGCGCGCCGACCCGGCCGGTGCCGGTGATCCACGGCCCGTGCGTCGCCACGAGCGCCCCGGCAGCGTCGTACACCGCTCCCGTGATGGGGGAGATGAACGGCAGGCCCGCGGCGGCCGCGGCCAGCCGGAGTGTTTCGTCCGTGGTCGTCAGCGAGGCTCCCGGTGAGCCGGTCGGCGCCCAGCAGCCGAGGATGTAGATCCGCGCCGCCGGTAGCCCGGCGGTCACCGCGCTGTACAGGCTGGCTGCGGCCGCCGCGATGGCCGACTGTGATCCGCCGGAGTCGTTGTACCCGGCGAAGATCAGCAGCACGTCCGGGTTGTGCGGGATCACGTCGATCGGCGCGCGCGTGCCCAGCGTGGCCGTGGACCCGGCAGTGATGTAGCCGGTCGAGCCGAGCGCCTCGTTCCAGGCGTCCGTGTACCCGAGCGCGCGGGCCGCCCGCGGGAAGAAGGTGCCGGCGCCGCCGGCGGTGTTCATGCTGGAGCCGCCCGGGATGGAGTCCCCGAACACCATGATCCGGCCGGACGGGGCCGGCGGTTTCCACATCGTTGCCCCAGGCGGGAGGAAGATCCCTCCGAACGGGGCCACGCTGAAGTCCAGCCGGATCACGCGCGGCTGCGCGGCGCCCAGCGTCACCGTCATCAGGTGCGTGTTGCCGGGCGTCGTCCCGCCGAGGGGCTGCATGAGGTCCGTCATGCGGCGGCCGTCCACCCACAGCCGGTAGGAGCCGCCCGTCTGCCAGTTGAATCGGAGCTGGAACGCGGTGGCGTCCGTGCCGAACTCCACCGACCAGATCGACTGTGAACTGCTGAGGGTGCCGCGGGTGTTCGGGTAGCGGGTCGTCGGCAGGACGTAGGTGGAGTCCGGTGTGCCCGAGCCGATCTGGAACCCCCCAGCCCCCAGATACGAGAACGGGCCCGTCACGTCCGAGCCGGCCAACGCCACCCCGGGCGGCGCGTACTTGACGTACCCGGCCGCTGGCGTCGACGTCTGCGCCACGCTGATCGCCGACGGGGCCGGTGCGGGCCCCATGTTCGTCAGCGTCATCCGCCACGGATAGCCGGAGTATGCGTACACCCGGCCGGCGCCGGTGCCCTGGTTGACGAGTGCGATCGTCGCCTGCCCGCCGGCGAGGTGGCTGGCGGCCACCGTGAACGTGCCGCCGCTGGTCGCCTTCCCGAACGAGGTGGACGGGTAGAACTCCGGCGCGCCCTCCGCGAGCGGCGACGACGTTCCGGAGGCCCCGTATTGGGCGATGGCGCCTGCGGAGTCGAGGAGCGCCAGGTCGAGGTACCTCGTGCCGCTGTAGAGCATGCCGAGGTCTACGCGGATCCGGTCCCCGGGCTCGGCCGGGATGCTGCACTTGAGTTGGGTGCCGACGCTCGTCGCCGCGATCGTCCACGATGCGGCGGACGCCAGGTCCTGCACCGCGCCGTCGGAGATCTGGACCTCTGCGGTACGACTCGGGGCGCCGTCCGCTCCCGCCAGGCCCTGGAGACCCTGCGCGCCGTCGGCGCCCGCGGGCCCGGCCGCTCCGGTCTCTCCGGCAGGGCCAGTATCGCCCTGCGGGCCGGTCGCCCCGTCCGCGCCGTCCGCGCCGTCGGCGCCTGCCGGTCCGGCCGGACCCTCGGGGCCGCGCAGGTAGGTGACGTTCCCGGGGTCGGCCTGGATCAGGTCGGTGATGGGGACCGGGCTCCCGTCGCCGTAGGGCAGCAGGAAGTGGAGCACCTTGACGATGACGCCCTGGTGGTACTCCTCGTACCGCCACAGGCGGCCGGTGACCGGCTCGATGGTGGTGTCGTCGGTGGTGACCAGCTCGGCGGACCAGGCGCCGTTGGTGATGGTCTGCTCCTCGCCCGGCGAGGCGAGGATGGTGTCTCCGTCGGTGTCGGTCCAGCGGGCCGGGTAGGGGGCCAGGACGACCCGCCGGATCCCTGACGACGCCCCGATGATCTGGCTGCCGACCAGCCCGGTCACGGTACGGGTGGTGGGCATGCGGTGCTCCTATCGGCCGAAGAGGGTGTAGAGGAGCGAGCCGACGCCTGCCAGGGTGGCGATGGTGGCCAGGGGCCAGCGGTTCCGCTCGAGGGCGTCCAGCCTCGTCTCATGGTCGGCGAGCTGCTTGTCCGTTTGGTCACTCCGCTGGACGAGGAGCGCCAGGGCCCCGTCGACCCGGGCGAACCCGGTGTCGACGGACCCGCGCAACTTGGCGATTTCGGTGGCCACGTGCTGCGACTCGGAGGGTGTCATGCCGCGTCGTCCGGGTCGGCGGTGCGCAGCCAGCCCGGGAGGAGCTGCTGCACGCTGGGGAGGGCCATGACGCGGGCGAGTCCGCCGGCCACGGCCAGGGCGCCGGCGACCCAGGGGAGGGCCTCGGGGATGCCGGAGGCGTCCACGATCGCGGGCAGCGCGACGGCCACGCCGAGCCCGGTCTGCAGAACGGTGCGGGCGGTGCGCTTGGTGCTGTCCTTCATGACTGGTCTCCGATCAGTTAGAGGGTGCGGGGTGGCTCATCAGCCGGTGGTGGGGGCGCTGGTGACGTTGACGTTCACGTCGATGACGGCCTCGGCGATGGCGCGCTCGACCGCGGCGACCACGGTCGCGGTGTCGACGCCCTCGGCCTGGCCGAGCTGCGTGGCCAGCGCGGTGATCGCGGCCTGCTGGGCGGTGAGCTGCCGGAGGATGGTGTCGGTCTGGGTGTTGTGGACGCGGTCCATCCAGGCCATGACGGCGCCCATGTAGACGGGGCGGCCGGTCGCGGCGTTGGTCTCGGTGTGCCGCCAGACCGCCTCGGCGATCTCCTGCGCTGTGGGCATGTCGTCCTCCTCGGGCGTCGGGGGTGTGGTGGCACCGCGCAGGCGGGCCGCGATCCGATCGCGCATGCCCGTCATGGAGAAGCCGCGCGGGTCGGACTTGTCGTCGGACCACTCCAGGTGCCCGATGACGCTCTTCGCGGTCCAGCCCATGAGGCGGCAGATCGCGGCGGACACCCGCTCGATCGCGTCGAGCTGCGGGGCGGGCCACGGGTCGTTGCCGTCGC
This window encodes:
- a CDS encoding helix-turn-helix domain-containing protein; the encoded protein is MPRSAPPDDDILARRRRIALQIRAAREYRNFTQERLANAMGMDRPSYTLLEQGKVSPRLDTLLRISDALGMPLSELVRE
- a CDS encoding SGNH/GDSL hydrolase family protein translates to MPTTRTVTGLVGSQIIGASSGIRRVVLAPYPARWTDTDGDTILASPGEEQTITNGAWSAELVTTDDTTIEPVTGRLWRYEEYHQGVIVKVLHFLLPYGDGSPVPITDLIQADPGNVTYLRGPEGPAGPAGADGADGADGATGPQGDTGPAGETGAAGPAGADGAQGLQGLAGADGAPSRTAEVQISDGAVQDLASAASWTIAATSVGTQLKCSIPAEPGDRIRVDLGMLYSGTRYLDLALLDSAGAIAQYGASGTSSPLAEGAPEFYPSTSFGKATSGGTFTVAASHLAGGQATIALVNQGTGAGRVYAYSGYPWRMTLTNMGPAPAPSAISVAQTSTPAAGYVKYAPPGVALAGSDVTGPFSYLGAGGFQIGSGTPDSTYVLPTTRYPNTRGTLSSSQSIWSVEFGTDATAFQLRFNWQTGGSYRLWVDGRRMTDLMQPLGGTTPGNTHLMTVTLGAAQPRVIRLDFSVAPFGGIFLPPGATMWKPPAPSGRIMVFGDSIPGGSSMNTAGGAGTFFPRAARALGYTDAWNEALGSTGYITAGSTATLGTRAPIDVIPHNPDVLLIFAGYNDSGGSQSAIAAAAASLYSAVTAGLPAARIYILGCWAPTGSPGASLTTTDETLRLAAAAAGLPFISPITGAVYDAAGALVATHGPWITGTGRVGAPTGSGNADLYIGTDATHPTDAGHKYLASRVVSAIQELAA
- a CDS encoding helix-turn-helix domain-containing protein — protein: MSTDATPDPYRESLAFGQRLQLLRTRRGLTRDQLGGLASRSGEWVKALETGRLRTPKLEMILRLAEVLRVRDLSDLTGDQSMTVNLFTGPGHPRFAAVREALNALQLGADRRAPSADHLSARLARAWKARHSAPNHRDVIGSLLPDLVLDAQAAVRAATTIADRKAAQARLAEVYFLAQFFCAYQPDAPLVWRVAERGMMAAQDSEDPHAIGLAAWLTTQAHRESTHLDAADAVTMETLRYLEPLLPDAGADVRAVAGALTVEAGLTAARRGETGTAWRYWDEASRLAATLPDDYFHPVTSFSRAVIGAHAVTVAVELHMGGESARQAARAEADTIPSRPRRARHRIEQARAYHLDAQPDVALATLAQAHEAAPETVQYNGYAKRIVLEEAASKSPARRRRASELAQQLGLLTA
- a CDS encoding N-acetylmuramoyl-L-alanine amidase: MADPPSADRFLAALRAEGVNVVEVGAWRTHNRNHKGPWGPIHGVMIHHTVSKGSAYTVSLCRDGYAELPGPLCHGVITKDGRVHLVGYGRTNHAGGGDPDTLAAVIAEDYGTRPPVPNVGNADGIDGNRHFYGFECENLGDGNDPWPAPQLDAIERVSAAICRLMGWTAKSVIGHLEWSDDKSDPRGFSMTGMRDRIAARLRGATTPPTPEEDDMPTAQEIAEAVWRHTETNAATGRPVYMGAVMAWMDRVHNTQTDTILRQLTAQQAAITALATQLGQAEGVDTATVVAAVERAIAEAVIDVNVNVTSAPTTG
- a CDS encoding lysoplasmalogenase, producing the protein MSTAESTGRPGPSWAAERAVPGRERLGRAALVCLAVAAAADLGALLADWHLGHVIAKPLLMPLLVVHVITRGAPRLLAAALLFGWGGDLALLFDAEAAFLVGMGSFAVGHVCYLVLFGKRPANPLLGGAYALALLGTVALLWPDLPADLRIPVAGYSLLLTAMAFRSSALGLRAGIGGALFLLSDTLIATGVAEWPQLPRPDFWIMATYLAAQYLLATGATMREAGVR